The following coding sequences lie in one Arachis stenosperma cultivar V10309 chromosome 5, arast.V10309.gnm1.PFL2, whole genome shotgun sequence genomic window:
- the LOC130979174 gene encoding acidic 27 kDa endochitinase-like, which translates to MKFCNFFAFTLALIVVLQALGASADDAGTIITQPLYNEFLKHLTDSRCEAHGFYTYNAFVTAARAFPAFGTTGDDVTRKRELAAFFGQTSHETTGGTTNAPDEFEWGYCFLREQTKEQHCDSTQAPCPAGKQYYGRGPIQLTSNSNYQLAGQAIKADLINNPDLVATDAVISFKTAIWFWMTPQGNKPSCHDVITNAWRPTATDSAAGRAPGYGVITNIINGGIECGKGANTNSNNRIGFYKRYCDILKIGYGSNLDCANQQHF; encoded by the exons ATGAAGTTTTGCAATTTCTTTGCATTCACCTTGGCTTTAATAGTAGTGCTTCAAGCCTTAGGTGCAAGTGCGGACGATGCTGGAACCATAATCACTCAGCCTCTCTATAATGAATTCCTGAAGCACTTAACCGATTCCAGATGCGAAGCCCATGGCTTCTACACCTACAATGCTTTTGTCACCGCCGCCAGAGCATTTCCCGCCTTTGGGACAACCGGTGATGACGTCACTCGCAAGCGAGAACTCGCCGCCTTCTTCGGCCAAACATCACACGAGACAACAG GAGGAACGACTAATGCTCCAGATGAATTTGAATGGGGTTATTGCTTTTTGAGGGAACAGACTAAAGAACAACACTGTGATTCTACACAAGCACCATGCCCCGCTGGCAAGCAATATTATGGCCGTGGTCCCATTCAGCTTACAAg CAACTCCAACTATCAGCTAGCTGGACAAGCTATAAAGGCAGATTTGATAAACAATCCAGACTTGGTAGCAACAGATGCGGTAATATCATTCAAAACAGCTATATGGTTTTGGATGACACCACAAGGGAATAAGCCCTCGTGCCACGACGTCATCACCAATGCATGGAGGCCAACCGCCACTGACTCGGCGGCAGGTCGAGCCCCAGGCTACGGTGTCATCACCAACATAATCAACGGTGGGATTGAATGTGGGAAAGGTGCCAACACAAACTCCAATAATAGAATTGGATTTTACAAGAGGTACTGTGATATCTTGAAGATTGGCTATGGGAGTAACTTGGATTGTGCAAATCAACAGCACTTTTAA